The proteins below are encoded in one region of Caldanaerovirga acetigignens:
- a CDS encoding flagellar basal body-associated FliL family protein, which translates to MANKLRSTLKLLVVVILVLLISTTVTYVIAKKILADNSKKALENQFITYSLGDYLTNLADRGYVKVSIVCLIDGKEAEKELKKKEFQIKDRIYSVLRSKTYDSLKDSKGMEALKKEIKDTVNKLIENGKIQEVYFTNIIVN; encoded by the coding sequence AGTTGTAATTTTGGTATTATTAATAAGTACCACTGTTACTTACGTTATTGCCAAAAAGATATTGGCAGATAATTCTAAAAAAGCTCTGGAAAATCAATTCATCACCTATTCATTGGGAGATTACCTTACAAATTTAGCGGATAGAGGTTATGTGAAGGTTTCGATTGTATGCCTTATTGACGGCAAAGAAGCTGAAAAGGAACTGAAAAAAAAAGAATTTCAGATAAAGGATAGGATCTATAGCGTTCTTCGTTCTAAGACATACGACTCCTTAAAAGATTCAAAAGGGATGGAAGCATTGAAAAAAGAAATAAAAGATACGGTAAACAAATTGATTGAAAACGGGAAAATACAAGAGGTGTATTTTACGAATATTATAGTAAACTGA
- the fliM gene encoding flagellar motor switch protein FliM, whose translation MAEILSQSEIDALINALTAGEIKAEEIKKEAYEKRIKVYDFRKPNKFSKEQLSTMHLIHENFARQLITYFSAQLRALVQVNASSVDQMPYSEFISSIPNPSIIGILDFKPLRGAIILTIDTYLAFSIVERLLGGSGEYRDRPREPTEIEANILQKLYSKLAKLIKEAWQDIQELDPSFDKLETNPQFIQLVSPNEAVALITISVKVGETEGMINICLPYIVIEPVLPKLSAKVWLSTSKRDSGVSFTKTIAEKLEKVSAEIRAEIGRTKISVRDFLNLDVGDVIQLDKRANGEIDIFVHGVLKYKGIMGKRNGRLALRVTKVASERDEANDG comes from the coding sequence TTGGCCGAAATACTTTCGCAAAGCGAGATAGACGCTCTTATTAACGCGCTGACAGCAGGAGAAATAAAGGCAGAAGAAATAAAAAAAGAGGCTTATGAAAAGAGAATAAAAGTTTACGATTTTAGGAAGCCGAACAAGTTCTCTAAAGAACAGCTCAGTACTATGCACCTTATCCATGAAAACTTTGCACGGCAACTTATAACCTACTTTTCGGCACAGCTTAGGGCTCTTGTCCAAGTGAACGCATCTAGTGTAGACCAAATGCCATATTCGGAATTTATATCCTCAATTCCAAATCCTTCGATTATCGGAATACTTGATTTTAAACCGTTGAGAGGTGCTATAATACTGACAATAGACACATATTTAGCTTTTTCAATTGTGGAGAGGCTGCTCGGAGGAAGTGGTGAATATAGGGACAGACCCAGAGAGCCGACCGAGATAGAGGCAAACATCCTGCAGAAGCTATATTCGAAACTTGCAAAACTCATAAAAGAAGCTTGGCAAGATATACAAGAGCTTGACCCCTCCTTTGATAAACTTGAGACTAATCCTCAGTTCATTCAGTTGGTTTCTCCGAATGAAGCGGTTGCTCTCATTACTATTAGCGTAAAGGTTGGAGAGACTGAAGGGATGATAAATATATGCCTACCATATATAGTTATAGAACCCGTTTTACCTAAGTTGTCAGCAAAGGTATGGCTTTCCACCAGCAAAAGGGATAGCGGTGTAAGTTTTACAAAGACAATTGCTGAGAAGTTAGAAAAAGTCAGTGCGGAAATAAGGGCTGAAATCGGAAGAACTAAGATTTCGGTTAGAGATTTTCTAAACCTAGATGTGGGGGATGTTATACAATTGGATAAGCGTGCAAACGGTGAAATTGATATTTTCGTGCATGGGGTTCTCAAGTATAAAGGAATAATGGGCAAACGAAACGGACGTCTTGCACTTAGGGTTACAAAAGTTGCGAGCGAAAGGGATGAAGCAAATGATGGATGA
- the fliY gene encoding flagellar motor switch phosphatase FliY, translating into MDENRILSQEEINELLAKTLSKKSEEEVLTQEEKDALGEIGNISIGTSATTLFTLLRNKVIITTPNVTVTTIEELQEKFTIPFIAVIVDYTEGIEGSTILIIKEEDAKVIADLMMGGDGTNTDIELDDLRLSAVGEAMNQMMGSSATSLSTLLKRNINISPPKLQRISFADDSLANYFKKEEKIVKVSFQMEVGELIKSQIMLLMSVPFAKKMVKELYEVSSGSPASNTENIERQEINNSEENKEEQKQLSEEKREKGKIEVKPIELEDLDDKTTASRKSSIDLIMDVPLEISVELGRAVKKIKEILEIGPGSIIELEKMAGEPVDILVNGKRIAKGEVVVVDENFGVRITEIINSNEKIDYLQ; encoded by the coding sequence ATGGATGAAAACCGAATTTTATCCCAAGAGGAAATAAATGAACTCCTGGCCAAAACGCTTTCAAAAAAAAGCGAGGAAGAGGTCCTTACTCAGGAGGAAAAAGATGCTCTAGGAGAAATAGGGAATATATCTATAGGTACATCTGCTACTACGCTTTTTACGTTATTGAGGAACAAGGTCATAATCACGACTCCAAATGTGACTGTTACTACTATCGAAGAATTGCAAGAGAAATTTACGATTCCCTTTATAGCCGTAATAGTTGATTATACGGAAGGTATTGAAGGGAGCACAATTCTTATCATAAAGGAAGAAGATGCTAAAGTTATTGCTGATTTAATGATGGGAGGAGATGGTACTAACACTGATATAGAATTGGATGATTTAAGACTCAGCGCTGTGGGCGAAGCAATGAATCAGATGATGGGTTCTTCTGCGACGTCATTATCTACACTGTTAAAAAGGAACATTAACATTTCACCTCCGAAGCTCCAGCGAATCAGCTTTGCTGATGACTCCCTTGCAAATTATTTTAAAAAAGAAGAGAAAATAGTGAAGGTTTCGTTTCAGATGGAGGTGGGAGAATTAATAAAAAGCCAAATAATGCTTTTAATGTCGGTTCCGTTTGCAAAGAAAATGGTAAAGGAATTATACGAAGTATCATCCGGAAGTCCTGCGAGTAATACGGAAAATATTGAAAGGCAAGAAATAAATAACTCTGAAGAAAATAAAGAAGAGCAAAAACAATTATCTGAGGAGAAAAGAGAAAAGGGGAAAATTGAGGTTAAGCCTATAGAACTTGAGGACCTCGACGATAAGACAACTGCGAGCAGGAAATCCTCCATAGACCTCATCATGGATGTTCCGCTTGAAATTTCGGTGGAACTGGGAAGAGCTGTCAAGAAGATAAAAGAGATTCTTGAAATAGGTCCAGGCTCCATTATAGAACTAGAGAAGATGGCGGGAGAGCCGGTAGATATACTGGTAAACGGCAAACGCATAGCGAAAGGAGAGGTCGTGGTTGTTGACGAAAATTTTGGAGTGAGAATTACAGAAATCATAAATTCCAATGAAAAAATTGATTATTTACAGTAA
- a CDS encoding response regulator has protein sequence MAGILIVDDAAFMRMMIKDILTKNGFEVVGEAENGAVAVEKYKALKPGLVVMDITMPEMDGIEAVRRIKAIDPDARIIMCSAMGQQAMVIDAIQAGARDFIVKPFQPDRVVEAVKKALS, from the coding sequence ATGGCGGGAATTTTGATCGTAGATGATGCAGCATTCATGAGGATGATGATAAAAGATATTCTCACCAAAAATGGATTTGAAGTGGTAGGGGAGGCTGAAAATGGTGCTGTTGCTGTGGAAAAGTATAAGGCGCTTAAGCCTGGTCTTGTAGTTATGGATATAACTATGCCGGAAATGGATGGAATTGAGGCGGTAAGGAGAATAAAAGCTATCGACCCGGATGCAAGGATAATCATGTGTTCGGCTATGGGTCAACAGGCAATGGTCATTGATGCTATACAGGCTGGAGCGAGGGATTTCATAGTAAAACCCTTTCAGCCTGATAGAGTGGTAGAAGCTGTAAAAAAAGCACTTTCGTGA
- a CDS encoding FliO/MopB family protein, whose protein sequence is MKPKIFYWIFIILIVLYSMIDSSTTIADETNKESPVDVKNLKSYNFEEPVTGKQTGLIQKGIFGFAIYIGSLVLVCSLAILALRWMAKYAKPSNWKSKYMEVLDALYLDSKNRLLIIKSPAGVKVLGISDKGINIIGELDKKTAELIEEAEKSGIQSKTFGMQLEYFLKKFKSLSAAKDGDDKS, encoded by the coding sequence ATGAAGCCAAAAATTTTCTATTGGATCTTCATCATTTTAATTGTTCTTTATTCCATGATTGACAGTTCAACTACGATTGCCGATGAAACCAATAAAGAATCGCCAGTTGATGTGAAAAATCTTAAAAGTTACAATTTCGAAGAGCCTGTTACGGGTAAGCAGACAGGCTTAATTCAAAAAGGAATTTTCGGCTTTGCTATCTATATAGGCTCCCTAGTTCTGGTATGTTCGCTTGCGATATTGGCTTTGCGATGGATGGCGAAGTATGCTAAACCTTCTAATTGGAAGAGCAAGTATATGGAAGTCTTAGATGCGTTATATCTTGATTCAAAAAACCGCTTATTGATAATTAAATCTCCGGCAGGTGTGAAAGTCCTTGGTATATCGGATAAAGGAATAAACATAATAGGAGAGCTTGATAAAAAAACAGCCGAATTGATAGAGGAAGCTGAAAAATCGGGCATCCAAAGCAAAACTTTTGGTATGCAGCTTGAATATTTCCTCAAGAAATTTAAAAGTCTTTCTGCGGCTAAAGACGGTGATGATAAATCATGA